One window of the Rhipicephalus sanguineus isolate Rsan-2018 chromosome 2, BIME_Rsan_1.4, whole genome shotgun sequence genome contains the following:
- the LOC125757307 gene encoding uncharacterized protein LOC125757307 produces the protein MRAKIEDGVVYSPFPVADMPCCSFYTAAKEALHDQPDKLALADGSVSLTRRGLFVLMQAYGAGFQKHGVKPGDRICVHLSNSVRNFAAMWGCVFAGASVVLAKTSLTARELHYQLNDSDSTHILTEDTFAEKSLLAASSLQLKGFFTMGSAEGFVSTATFPELEEDFFREVPVEDPRNCVLGICYTSGTTGLPKGVVVTHFGFVANIAIAGYASPPYI, from the exons ATGCGAGCGAAGATTGAAGATGGTGTCGTGTATTCGCCATTCCCTGTGGCCGATATGCCGTGCTGTTCGTTCTATACCGCTGCCAAAGAGGCTCTCCACGATCAGCCTGACAAGCTCGCATTG GCGGACGGCTCTGTCTCACTAACCCGCAGAGGCCTCTTCGTGCTCATGCAAGCCTATGGAGCAGGTTTCCAGAAGCATGGTGTAAAACCTGGAGACAGAATCTGCGTGCATCTCAGCAACAGTGTGCGCAACTTTGCAGCAATGTGGGGCTGCGTCTTCGCTGGTGCAAGCGTCGTGCTTGCGAAAACATCTCTCACCGCAC GTGAACTGCACTACCAACTGAACGACAGCGACAGCACTCACATACTCACGGAGGACACTTTTGCTGAAAAATCACTCTTGGCGGCATCGTCACTTCAACTAAAG GGTTTCTTTACAATGGGCTCCGCAGAAGGGTTTGTATCAACGGCGACATTTCCCGAGCTCGAAGAGGATTTTTTCCGTGAAGTCCCAGTCGAAGATCCAAGAAACTGTGTGCTCGGCATCTGTTATACGTCGGGCACAACAGGGCTCCCGAAAGGCGTGGTCGTCACTCACTTCGGCTTCGTCGCAAATATAGCAATCGCTGGGTATGCAAGTCCACCTTATATCTAG